The following proteins are encoded in a genomic region of Dyadobacter sp. UC 10:
- a CDS encoding DinB family protein, producing the protein MKHLKFFVLLSFTFLTCSSFAQEKLWTETDRQFTIDQFNRTRDELVKETENLTPAQWAFHESAERWSIGQIVEHLALWEIIWAREISMGSRSKPQPELNKSSRPDSYYSDFIMETNPHVAADIAIPTGFIKGKDNLAFFLSRREQNLAFLKKTEADMRAHFELTATPNPRNMHQVYIYQWGHVDRHLRQIRKVKADPNFPK; encoded by the coding sequence ATGAAGCACTTAAAGTTTTTCGTCTTACTGTCATTCACTTTTCTTACGTGTTCGTCTTTTGCTCAGGAAAAGCTCTGGACAGAGACAGACCGGCAATTTACGATTGACCAATTCAACAGGACGCGGGATGAGCTGGTAAAGGAAACCGAAAATCTGACGCCCGCCCAGTGGGCATTTCATGAGTCGGCGGAACGGTGGTCTATCGGCCAAATTGTGGAACACCTCGCTCTATGGGAGATCATCTGGGCACGCGAAATCAGTATGGGGTCGCGTAGTAAGCCACAGCCTGAACTGAACAAATCGAGCAGGCCCGACAGCTACTACTCGGATTTTATCATGGAAACAAACCCACACGTAGCGGCGGACATCGCCATTCCGACCGGTTTTATTAAGGGAAAGGATAACCTTGCCTTCTTCCTAAGCCGCCGGGAGCAAAACCTGGCTTTTTTGAAAAAGACCGAGGCAGATATGAGGGCACACTTTGAGCTGACTGCGACCCCTAACCCAAGAAATATGCACCAGGTGTACATTTATCAATGGGGACATGTCGACAGGCATTTAAGGCAGATCCGGAAAGTAAAAGCAGACCCGAATTTCCCTAAATAA